One Corynebacterium tuberculostearicum DNA window includes the following coding sequences:
- a CDS encoding cobalamin-independent methionine synthase II family protein: MVNKIRTTHVGSLPRTPELLEANLQRGELPAAEFQGILEAAVADVVKRQLDLGLDIINEGEYGHITSGAVDYGAWWNYSFSRLGGLTMTDTDRWESAEVVRSKPGEPRLTSFIDRRDRALFSEAYNDPDSGIFTGRAKVANPEFTGPVTYIGQDEVAADVRLLADALPTGTPGFIAALSPGSAARLTNRYYDDEHELLADVGRAMRTEYQAITDAGLTVQFDAPDLAEAWDQINPEPSVEDFRGFIRERIDVLNDSIAGLPKEQTRLHICWGSWHGPHVTDVPFADIVEEILRAEVGGFSFEAASPRHAHEWRVWQDHALPEGTVIYPGVVSHSTNAVEHPRLVADRIIQFAEVAGPENVIASTDCGLGGRLHPQIAWAKLQSLVEGAEIATRELF, translated from the coding sequence ATGGTAAACAAGATTCGCACCACCCATGTCGGCTCGCTGCCGCGCACCCCGGAGCTGCTGGAAGCCAACCTGCAGCGCGGGGAGCTGCCGGCCGCGGAGTTTCAGGGGATTTTGGAGGCTGCGGTAGCGGACGTCGTCAAGCGGCAGCTCGATCTCGGCCTCGACATCATTAACGAGGGCGAGTACGGCCATATCACCTCTGGCGCGGTGGATTATGGCGCGTGGTGGAACTATTCGTTTAGCCGCCTGGGCGGGCTGACGATGACGGATACCGACCGCTGGGAATCGGCCGAGGTGGTGCGCTCCAAGCCGGGGGAGCCGCGGCTGACGTCGTTTATTGATCGCCGCGACCGCGCGCTGTTTTCGGAGGCCTATAATGACCCGGATTCTGGCATCTTCACCGGCCGCGCCAAGGTGGCGAACCCAGAGTTCACCGGCCCTGTAACCTACATCGGCCAGGACGAGGTCGCCGCCGATGTGCGCCTGCTTGCCGACGCCCTCCCAACCGGCACCCCCGGCTTCATCGCCGCCCTTTCGCCCGGCTCAGCTGCACGCCTGACCAACCGCTACTACGACGATGAGCATGAGCTGCTTGCCGACGTCGGCCGCGCTATGCGCACCGAATATCAGGCCATCACCGATGCTGGGCTTACTGTGCAATTCGACGCGCCCGACCTGGCCGAGGCTTGGGACCAAATCAACCCGGAGCCGTCCGTGGAGGACTTCCGCGGTTTCATTCGCGAGCGCATTGACGTCCTCAATGATTCCATCGCCGGCCTGCCCAAGGAACAAACGCGCCTGCATATCTGCTGGGGTTCCTGGCACGGACCGCACGTTACCGACGTGCCCTTTGCGGATATCGTCGAGGAAATCCTGCGCGCCGAGGTCGGTGGATTCTCCTTCGAGGCCGCTTCGCCGCGCCACGCGCATGAGTGGCGCGTGTGGCAGGACCATGCGCTGCCGGAAGGCACCGTGATTTACCCGGGCGTGGTCTCTCACTCCACCAACGCGGTAGAGCATCCGCGCCTCGTGGCCGATCGCATCATCCAGTTTGCAGAGGTAGCCGGCCCGGAAAACGTCATCGCGTCGACCGACTGTGGTCTGGGCGGCCGCCTGCACCCCCAGATTGCTTGGGCGAAGTTGCAGTCCTTGGTCGAGGGTGCGGAGATTGCTACCCGCGAACTCTTCTAA
- the dnaE gene encoding DNA polymerase III subunit alpha — translation MAKNSSFVHLHNHTEFSMLDGMAKVDMLADEVVRQEMPAVGMTDHGNMYGSDAFYRRMTGAGVKPIIGIEAYMAPESRFNKKRVLWGTPDQKRDDVSASGAYLHQTMIAENATGLRNLFTLSSLASYEGQLGKWPRMDAELIAEHADGIIATTGCPSGDVQTRLRLGQFNEALEAAAMWQDIYGKDNFFLELMDHGLDIEKRTRDGLLEIGRKLDLPPLVTNDCHYVLESQAPAHEAMLCVQTGKTFMDPDRFKFGGTGYYIKSAAQMRETWDDMIPDGCDNTLWIAERVQDYGEIWEEHTHDRMPIADVPEGHTPTSWLTHEVMEGLQKRFPGQDVPEEYIERAKYEITVIEMKGYPSYFLIVAELIKHARSVGIRVGPGRGSAAGALVAYALTITNIDPLEHDLLFERFLNPERPSAPDIDIDFDDRRRGEMITYAAERWGEDKVAQVITFGTVKTKQAIKDSAKVHFGQPGFQMADRINGALPPAIMAKDIPLKGITDPDHERYSEAAEVRQMVESDPDVKKIYDTARGLEGVVRQAGVHACAVIMASVRLMDHIPMWKRPADGAYITGWDYPACEAIGLLKMDFLGLRNLTVIGDAIENIKRNRGEEIHLEQLHADDPKVSKVYDLLSRGDTLGVFQLDSGGMQELLKRMKPTGFKDIVASLALYRPGPMGVNAHWDYADRKNGRKEITPIHPELEEPLKEILDETYGLIVYQEQIMRISQKVANYTAGEADGFRKAMGKKKPEVLAQQYDKFWGGMQENGYSKSAMDALWGTIEPFASYAFNKSHAAGYGLVSFWTAYLKAYYAPEYMAALLTSVGDKKDKSAIYLSDCRHLGIKVLPPSVNESEEDFQAVGEAIRFGMGAIRNVGSEVVESIIKSRHDKGAFTSFSDYLDKIELAACTKRVTEALIKAGAFDDLNHPRKGLMLIHEDAVDAVQTTKKAADKGQFDLFAGIGGGEDDAASNAFALDIPEDNWDRKHELALEREMLGLYVSGHPLDGFEEALAAQTDTPLTKILNDEVHNGQELIIGGIISGVDRRFSKRDGSPWAIVTVEDHNGAQVEILVFNKVYSLVAPQIVEDNIILARVNVKVRDERRSLFCSDIRVPELGPGGGAGLPLRLTMRTDQCTMENIARLKQVLLKNQGESDVYLELVDGSESTTMILGDHLRVERSGNLMGDLKATMGAGILG, via the coding sequence ATGGCCAAAAACTCCTCCTTCGTCCACCTGCACAACCACACCGAGTTTTCCATGCTGGACGGCATGGCCAAGGTCGATATGCTGGCAGACGAGGTGGTCCGCCAAGAAATGCCGGCCGTCGGCATGACCGACCACGGCAATATGTATGGCTCTGATGCCTTCTACCGCCGCATGACCGGCGCCGGCGTCAAGCCCATCATCGGCATCGAGGCGTATATGGCGCCCGAATCCCGCTTCAATAAAAAGCGCGTGCTGTGGGGCACGCCGGATCAAAAGCGCGACGACGTCTCCGCGTCCGGTGCCTACCTCCACCAAACGATGATCGCGGAGAATGCCACCGGCCTGCGCAACCTCTTTACCTTGTCTTCGCTGGCTTCCTACGAGGGCCAGTTGGGCAAGTGGCCGCGCATGGACGCCGAGCTCATCGCCGAGCATGCCGACGGCATCATCGCCACCACCGGTTGCCCCTCTGGCGACGTCCAGACCCGCCTGCGCCTCGGCCAGTTCAACGAGGCGCTGGAGGCTGCGGCCATGTGGCAGGACATCTACGGCAAGGACAACTTCTTTTTAGAGTTGATGGACCATGGGCTGGACATCGAAAAGCGCACGCGCGATGGCCTGCTAGAAATCGGCCGCAAGCTGGACTTGCCGCCGCTGGTGACCAATGACTGCCACTACGTGTTGGAGTCCCAGGCGCCGGCGCATGAGGCGATGCTGTGCGTGCAGACCGGCAAGACGTTCATGGACCCGGACCGCTTTAAGTTCGGCGGCACCGGCTACTACATTAAGTCGGCCGCGCAGATGCGCGAGACCTGGGACGATATGATTCCAGACGGCTGCGATAACACCCTGTGGATTGCCGAGCGCGTGCAGGACTACGGCGAGATCTGGGAAGAACACACCCACGATCGCATGCCTATTGCCGACGTCCCCGAGGGCCACACCCCAACTTCCTGGCTCACCCATGAGGTGATGGAGGGCCTGCAAAAGCGCTTCCCCGGCCAGGATGTTCCGGAGGAATATATCGAGCGCGCCAAGTATGAGATCACCGTTATTGAGATGAAGGGCTACCCGTCCTACTTCCTCATCGTGGCCGAGCTCATTAAGCACGCGCGCTCCGTGGGCATTCGTGTGGGGCCGGGCCGTGGCTCGGCGGCCGGTGCGCTGGTCGCCTACGCGCTGACCATTACTAATATCGATCCGCTGGAGCACGATCTCCTCTTCGAGCGATTCTTGAACCCTGAGCGCCCGTCCGCACCCGATATCGATATCGACTTCGACGACCGCCGTCGCGGCGAAATGATTACCTATGCGGCCGAGCGCTGGGGCGAGGACAAGGTGGCGCAGGTGATTACCTTCGGCACGGTGAAGACCAAACAGGCCATTAAGGACTCGGCCAAGGTGCACTTTGGCCAGCCTGGCTTCCAGATGGCCGACCGCATCAACGGCGCGCTGCCGCCGGCGATCATGGCCAAGGACATTCCGCTTAAGGGCATCACGGACCCGGACCACGAGCGCTACTCCGAGGCCGCAGAGGTCCGCCAGATGGTGGAATCCGACCCAGACGTGAAGAAGATTTATGACACGGCGCGGGGCTTGGAGGGCGTCGTCAGGCAGGCGGGCGTGCACGCCTGTGCGGTGATTATGGCTTCGGTCCGGCTCATGGACCACATTCCTATGTGGAAGCGCCCGGCCGACGGCGCTTATATCACCGGCTGGGATTACCCAGCCTGCGAGGCCATCGGCCTGCTGAAGATGGACTTTTTGGGCCTGCGCAACCTCACCGTTATCGGCGATGCGATCGAAAACATCAAGCGCAACCGCGGCGAAGAAATCCACTTGGAGCAGCTGCATGCCGACGACCCCAAGGTTTCCAAGGTCTATGACCTGCTCTCGCGCGGCGATACGCTGGGCGTCTTCCAGCTCGACTCCGGCGGCATGCAGGAGCTGCTTAAGCGCATGAAGCCGACCGGATTTAAGGATATTGTGGCCTCCCTTGCGCTCTACCGCCCAGGCCCGATGGGTGTGAACGCCCACTGGGACTACGCGGACCGCAAGAACGGCCGCAAGGAAATCACCCCAATTCACCCGGAGCTGGAAGAGCCGCTCAAGGAAATCCTGGATGAGACCTACGGCCTCATCGTCTACCAGGAGCAGATCATGCGTATCTCGCAGAAGGTCGCCAACTACACGGCCGGCGAGGCAGATGGCTTCCGTAAAGCAATGGGTAAGAAGAAGCCCGAAGTGCTGGCCCAGCAGTACGACAAGTTCTGGGGCGGCATGCAAGAAAACGGCTACTCCAAGTCCGCCATGGACGCGCTCTGGGGCACCATCGAGCCCTTCGCATCCTACGCGTTTAACAAGTCTCACGCCGCAGGCTACGGCCTGGTGTCCTTCTGGACGGCCTACCTCAAGGCTTACTACGCGCCGGAATACATGGCCGCGCTGCTGACCTCGGTGGGTGATAAGAAGGATAAGTCCGCCATCTACCTTTCCGATTGCCGCCACCTGGGCATCAAGGTGCTGCCGCCGTCCGTCAACGAGTCCGAAGAGGACTTCCAAGCGGTGGGAGAGGCTATCCGCTTCGGCATGGGCGCTATCCGCAACGTCGGCTCGGAAGTGGTGGAGTCCATCATCAAATCCCGCCACGACAAGGGCGCGTTTACCTCCTTTAGCGATTATCTGGACAAGATCGAGCTCGCCGCCTGCACTAAGCGCGTAACAGAAGCGCTGATTAAGGCCGGCGCCTTCGATGACTTGAACCATCCGCGCAAGGGCCTCATGCTCATCCACGAGGACGCGGTGGATGCGGTGCAAACCACCAAGAAGGCCGCGGATAAGGGACAGTTCGATCTCTTCGCTGGAATCGGCGGGGGAGAAGACGACGCGGCCTCTAACGCCTTTGCCTTGGACATTCCGGAAGACAATTGGGATCGTAAACACGAACTTGCCCTCGAGCGCGAAATGCTGGGCCTGTACGTTTCCGGCCACCCGCTCGATGGCTTCGAGGAGGCGCTGGCCGCGCAGACGGATACCCCGCTGACCAAGATCCTCAACGACGAGGTGCATAACGGCCAAGAGCTCATCATCGGCGGCATCATTTCGGGCGTGGATCGTCGCTTCTCTAAGCGTGATGGCTCGCCGTGGGCCATTGTCACGGTGGAGGACCACAACGGCGCGCAGGTGGAAATCCTGGTATTCAACAAGGTGTACTCGCTCGTCGCCCCGCAGATTGTGGAGGACAATATCATCCTCGCGCGCGTGAACGTGAAGGTTCGCGATGAGCGCCGCTCCCTGTTCTGCTCCGATATTCGCGTGCCGGAGCTGGGCCCGGGCGGTGGCGCCGGTCTGCCGCTGCGCCTGACCATGCGCACGGATCAGTGCACCATGGAAAACATTGCCCGCCTCAAGCAGGTCCTGCTCAAGAACCAGGGCGAGTCGGATGTGTACCTCGAGCTTGTCGACGGCTCCGAGTCCACCACCATGATCCTCGGCGATCACCTGCGCGTGGAGCGATCCGGCAACCTCATGGGTGACCTTAAGGCCACTATGGGTGCGGGCATATTAGGCTGA
- a CDS encoding choice-of-anchor I family protein: MLKRISLCVTSSLVLACAPAAHAHVVDNVLEHSAPNAALQLTPIGSHESGVLGKSAAEIVAYHAASQRILTVNARSGEVDILDASDPTQPRKVGALSAGGDKEINSVAVRPDGLAVAAVQQADKTDNGEALFFNAETGEELGRVGVGALPDNVHLTADGRHALVANEGEPSDALNAEGTAYLKDPEGSISVISLPEDVAAPALGDVHTADFTAFDTADLDPSIRVFGPSAHHNLPSRDFEPEYISSAGGKAYATLQENNAIAVIDIESATVEKLIPAHIADHSQVPLDPSNKDDAAELRTIPVKGLSMPDSIGAFETEGQTYFATANEGDAREWGGYTDEVELKDLVKDGKVCDDLELPEGIEDKKVAGNLKLSNASGWNEEKECFDGLYSYGSRSFSIYDAEGNVVFDSGADFENITKDMPGLNFNADNEDPDFDDRSDNKGPEPEALTIGKVGDRTYAFIGAERVGGIFVYDVTTPAEAKFVTYVNNRDFSVGYDEDDVAATTKAGDLGPEGLAFVPAADSPSDDALLIAGNEVSGTTTVFSVKDLLADASDNADSPAASGSSDGSSNSSNGSSVAAGVGIVAGLVGLGALIGGALGFLPKTVDEFYALLPAQVRKLLP; this comes from the coding sequence ATGCTCAAGCGCATCTCTCTCTGCGTTACCTCCTCGCTCGTCCTCGCCTGTGCCCCGGCCGCCCACGCCCACGTCGTGGATAACGTGCTGGAACACTCCGCCCCCAACGCGGCACTGCAGCTGACCCCCATCGGTTCCCATGAATCCGGCGTGCTGGGCAAATCCGCCGCCGAAATCGTCGCCTACCACGCTGCGTCCCAGCGCATCCTCACCGTCAATGCGCGCTCCGGTGAGGTCGATATCCTCGACGCCTCCGACCCCACTCAGCCGCGCAAGGTCGGCGCCCTCTCCGCCGGCGGGGACAAGGAAATCAACTCCGTGGCCGTGCGCCCCGATGGCCTGGCCGTCGCCGCGGTACAGCAGGCGGACAAAACCGACAACGGCGAGGCGCTGTTCTTCAATGCCGAAACCGGCGAGGAGCTTGGGCGCGTAGGCGTTGGCGCCCTGCCCGATAACGTGCACCTCACCGCCGACGGCCGCCACGCGCTGGTTGCCAACGAGGGCGAGCCTTCCGACGCCCTCAACGCCGAGGGCACCGCCTACCTCAAGGACCCAGAGGGCTCCATTTCCGTCATCAGCCTGCCCGAGGACGTCGCAGCGCCCGCGCTTGGCGACGTCCACACGGCCGATTTCACCGCCTTTGACACCGCCGACCTCGACCCCTCGATCCGTGTCTTCGGCCCCTCCGCGCACCACAACCTGCCCTCGCGGGACTTCGAGCCGGAGTACATCTCCTCCGCGGGCGGCAAGGCCTACGCCACGCTGCAGGAAAACAACGCCATCGCGGTCATCGATATCGAATCCGCCACCGTAGAAAAGTTAATCCCCGCTCATATCGCAGACCACTCCCAGGTGCCGCTGGATCCGTCCAATAAGGATGACGCCGCGGAGCTGCGCACCATTCCGGTCAAGGGCCTGTCCATGCCGGACTCCATCGGCGCTTTCGAGACTGAAGGCCAGACCTATTTCGCCACCGCCAACGAAGGCGATGCCCGTGAATGGGGCGGCTATACCGACGAAGTAGAGCTCAAGGACCTAGTAAAGGACGGCAAGGTCTGCGATGACCTCGAGCTTCCCGAGGGCATTGAGGATAAGAAGGTCGCCGGCAACCTCAAGCTCTCCAACGCTTCTGGCTGGAACGAAGAAAAGGAATGCTTCGACGGCCTGTATTCCTATGGCTCGCGCTCTTTTAGCATCTACGACGCCGAAGGCAACGTCGTCTTCGACTCCGGTGCGGACTTCGAGAACATCACCAAGGATATGCCCGGCCTGAACTTCAACGCTGATAACGAGGATCCGGATTTCGATGACCGCTCCGATAACAAGGGACCAGAGCCAGAAGCCTTGACCATCGGCAAGGTTGGCGATCGCACCTATGCCTTCATCGGCGCAGAGCGAGTGGGCGGCATCTTTGTCTACGACGTAACCACCCCCGCCGAGGCAAAGTTTGTCACCTACGTCAACAATCGCGATTTCTCCGTTGGCTACGACGAGGACGATGTCGCTGCCACCACCAAGGCCGGCGACCTCGGACCAGAGGGCCTAGCCTTCGTTCCCGCCGCCGACTCCCCTAGCGATGACGCGCTCCTCATCGCCGGCAACGAGGTATCCGGCACCACCACCGTGTTCTCCGTCAAAGACCTGCTCGCCGACGCCTCCGACAACGCCGACTCCCCTGCCGCATCCGGCAGCTCCGACGGTTCCAGCAACAGCAGCAACGGCAGCAGCGTCGCTGCCGGCGTGGGCATCGTGGCTGGTTTGGTAGGTCTTGGCGCCCTGATTGGCGGGGCGCTGGGCTTCCTGCCGAAGACCGTCGACGAGTTCTATGCGCTGTTGCCGGCGCAGGTGCGCAAGCTTTTGCCATAG